The proteins below are encoded in one region of Juglans microcarpa x Juglans regia isolate MS1-56 chromosome 4D, Jm3101_v1.0, whole genome shotgun sequence:
- the LOC121261172 gene encoding tetraspanin-19-like, which translates to MERCTRCCLHSSIRAVNLVVIICGAGMIVYSLWLLKMWQDGVSELSTISSLPRPWFIYTCLGVGIAVCLSTLVGHMVANCINNYSLCIYIVTICSLVFLEVAVLVAILFNMDWERQLMEYIDEHHEKFESFVIFHLTMCRLVVITVLVLQMNVAVLAIILWAIGTEPTIQVSHSDTHYDFNHSFLLRTSTPILHNLRHICRQCQALSRGNPRQSLLSYVKDFLTVRVFGRISNT; encoded by the exons ATGGAACGTTGCACGAGGTGTTGCTTGCACAGCTCAATCAGGGCAGTGAACCTGGTTGTCATTATTTGCGGGGCTGGGATGATCGTTTACTCCCTCTGGCTTCTCAAGATGTGGCAAGATGGGGTTTCTGAGCTGTCTACCATTTCATCTCTACCTAGACCCTG GTTTATATACACATGTTTAGGCGTGGGAATTGCCGTCTGCCTGAGCACGCTCGTGGGTCATATGGTTGCTAATTGTATAAACAATTATTCGCTTTGCATA TACATTGTCACCATTTGCTCTCTTGTATTTCTAGAAGTTGCAGTGCTTGTCGCTATTTTATTCAACATGGACTGGGAACGA CAACTCATGGAGTACATTGATGAGCACCATGAAAAGTTCGAGAGTTTTGTGATCTTCCATCTAACCATGTGTCGCTTGGTTGTAATCACAGTTTTGGTACTACAG ATGAATGTGGCTGTGCTTGCAATTATTCTTTGGGCCATTGGTACCGAGCCAACGATACAAGTCAGCCATTCAGATACACATTATGATTTTaatcattcatttcttttgagAACTAGCACGCCTATTCTCCATAACTTAAGACACATATGCAGACAATGCCAAGCCTTATCCAGAGGAAATCCACGCCAAAGTCTCTTATCATATGTTAAGGACTTCCTTACAGTGCGAGTTTTTGGAAGAATATCTAACACTTAA